Part of the Plasmodium malariae genome assembly, chromosome: 9 genome is shown below.
AAGAGGATCTGTTTTAGGACAATCAAtttttgcataaaaaaaataatttcctACGTTGTAACCTTGCTCACTTGTTATTTGAACACTTAGATTTTTACTATCTATTATGTTATTGTTTTCCGGAATAAAAAGACGcctaaaaataagaaaaaaatatatatcgttatatttttatttactcaAAAGTTAACCTTTGTATTTCTATTCATGTTTAAAATTGATtcatgtaattatatattactggTAGAAGGCAAGGGATTGTGTTGGGTGCATATTAAATGCTTTTACATTAGCTACGTTCAAGGGGCATGTTAATGGGGAATTCGTTTCATTTGCTAActgttcattttgttttagtGATGCGATGTTAATGTTGTTTACATTAACAGATATACTCAACCCATTAACGTTGTTGTCTTCTACAATTTTCgtcatataaacataaagaTTAGCCAACCTGAATAAGTGCTTGTACAGCTCAGTTTTATCTaaccaaaataaaaaaataaaatataataaataaaacaaacaaacaaacaaacaaacaaacaaacaaacaaacaaacaaacaaataaaaaaataaaaataataaataaatataaaaataaaaataaaaataaaacaaatatacaaataaataaatgtatatagatatgcatatgtatgtgtagACACATGTACAATTACATGTACGCATATAAAATTCACTCGGCCAACTAAAAGAAATAGTTGCTTTCAATgtgaaaattaattaaatgtaaCTATGAAgaaacattttaatatgttaaaaaacCTTTATTTTGCAAATTCTTTGATGccaatttgtatttatttatatcagGCAAGCATTTAGAGAAGTCAAACAAAGGCTTGTCCCAGAGGAACGggatatttattaaattatttttatttataagctacaaaaacaaaaaaaaaaaaaaaaaaaaaatgtatatgcaatcataaaaattaaaaaaaatattgttctaGTAAATGTGatactaaaaaatttaaaaaagctagttactttttcaaatatatcgcaatatttaataaattttcttttttctttttaacatTTGTGGGGTCGACAAAACCTGATGACACAAGCATGTTTTCTgtgtttaaatttttcatggTGCTACACTGATCTTTGGGACTCGTGGAAATTGCGCAGTTTCCGCAGTATGTTATGTTTGTGCAATCTATAAAAcaagaaaattatgaacataaaTGTTTCAAACAAAATGCGCGTTGcgtgtatgcatgtatatatatatgtgtgtgcatatatacatacgcatacatatgtatttatatgcatattatacCTGTTAGAGGAATTTTTCCGTTTGCGTCATTAGTTAAACTATTGCATTTAATTGAAGTACATATCATTTCACTtgtgttaaatatattattattttccattaattttaaaaagacgGATGTACTATTATTCTCTACAGGAACAGGAGTAACACCACCTATTGCGGTATTTCCATTTGGAATATTTGCAGTATTTGTGTTATTTGCAGTATTTGTGTTATTTGCAGTATTTGTGTTATTTGCAGTATTTGTGTTATTTGCAGAATTTGTGTTATTTGCAGCATTTGTGTTATTTGCAGTATTTGTGTTATTTGCAATACTTGCGGTACTTGCAATACTTGCGCTATTTGCatcatttgtattatttacaatatttgCATTATTTCCGTTGTTAACAGCCCCTGCAATAACAGCGGCTGTCGTGCCCAAGTTATTGTTGCTATTAACATTATTAGCATTTACATTGCTATTCatactgttactgttattcATACCGATATTACTATTTATATtgttactattgttattgtttatatttccATTATTGTTTACCCCCGTATTGTTGTATATATTCTGATTATTGTTCATTCCTCCATTATTGTTCATTCCTCCATTATTGTTCATTCCTCCATTATTGTTCATTCCTACATTATTGTTCATGCCCCCATTACTGTTCATTCCTCCATTATTGTTCATTCCTCCATTATTTGAGATGATTCCTTGGGGGATGTTCTTATGATGTCCatgtttctttttctttttcttttcatgtTCATTATTATCGTCATTTTCGTCCATTTTTGAGTTATCCTCTTGATTGTAGTTgtgttttttcaaatttcttaaaaaattatattttgaaaaccTTTTGTTTGTCCTAGTAAAAagattttcattttcatcattatcatcattattgTCATTGCTGTATGAGTCTGTAGATGAAAGGGAATTTTCATCACCCTCATCATCAGATTCATCATCGTCTTCATCTGTTCTATTGTAatgttttacatttaattccAAAAAtgacttaaaattttttttttgaaatgaaATATCTGAATgatttatagaaaataaattatctgGATTATTTTGAAGTATCACtgagtttattttatttggtaatttatttttcacttCTTTATAAGAATTTGTagatataataattgtattatCAAACAAAttgaacatatttttaaaaataattattttgaaaagagcaaaaataatttttaatttcattttaattcaACAGTGTGttgcattttattatattttggttttttataaattcccTAAAAAGTTACacaaaaacacaaaaaaaaaaaaaaaaaaaaaaaaaaaaaaaaaaaacaaaaacaaaaacaaaagcagctatatattttcactttACAGTAAAAACTATATAAGTGATAACTCATTTATAAGCTTAAAATTTCTACTATTTtacaaatacattttttttttttttattacatatatattcaaaaatgtGTATTTTGTTGTGTTGTACGGCGTAAACAGATAATAACGATGATTCAAATGTGAAGGTGGGAAAAATTTAGCTGAAATGCTCGTATGATaattttgtatgtataaatatacatgttatatgcatatatatatatatatatatatatatttatatacacaaaCATATTCATGTAGaataacattaaaaagaaaagaaaaaaagaaaggaaaggaaaaagacaaagataaagaaaaagaaagttGTTCATTTCTCCTAAACAAACgtctttttcaaatatatctttttttttatgaacggAAAGTTATTCTTCATGTGCTTTTTGGTGCAAATGAAAACAGGAATGGATTTTTACCAACTATAAAGCATAATACGTatatacttctttttttaatttcatcgCCGTTCgtacgtacgtatgtgtACACCTTTTAATTAGAGTTATAGCTCTTCCTTTTAGCAATACTTTTAGGCCGCACTTTTTCGCTATACATTTTAGCCATGTTTCCCCTTCAGTAACATTTTCGTTGTTGGGGGTTATGTAGGTTGAACATATACAGACATTTGTGAATTATGTTTATAAtgattacatatttataatagttGACCACTTGTAATTATATGCTATAGAATAAATTGCATTTTTAAGGGGGGTTATAACAGAATGAATAGTTTGAAATTTGATACctacataatttttcttaaaataattttgtattcATTTATTGTAAAGACattgttaatatatcattaaatgAAACGTTTACATAAACACACAAGAATTTCAAAGAATGTATATCGTCTTATCGAAGAAGAGATGTGCCTTCtacaatatgtatatatatatatatatatatgggtgtaaaaaaaaaaaaaaaaaaagaggaaaggaaaataaaatgatactCAAATTTTGATTTAAAATTAACTAGTAAAccaatatagatatatattaatatatcactaatgcaatataattatatagctaggaaaaatattttcctttttttcaaaaatactGTGAGGAAAATAACTGAAgcaaattcaaaaaaaaagaggggGGGGGTAAATGTAGATCGGGGGTAAATTAAGGAAATATAGAATAAAAGGATGTGAAGTgaagataaaattataccTCTTGTGCTTTCTGAAagcattttaaaatttgttattcATTTACAAATTTGCAAATTTACGAGTTTACAAATTTACGAGTTTACAAATTTACGAATTTACGAAttcaaaaatttacaaaactTTGTTAATTAAtgactttctttttttcaggAATACGTAaacacgaaaaaaaaaaagaaaaaaaaattttctatacacagtgaaatattattttcactaTGATCTGCTAACCTTTGTAAGTTTTAACTCACGTATATTAACTAaatgtatttcttttttttttttttttttattcataccTAAAGgtactttttttatgtcGAAAACCTTTTTATGTGTTAGCGTAGATTTACTGTGATAACACAATTTTGCTGATAACACTTGCAGTTAAAGCCTTTGAGGCTACATATTTTGTAGactattaattttatgtaatttacaaattataatatgttaatGTGTAATGACTAAATATAACGGTCATAACCTTTGAACTATTTTTAGAATTACACAGTTTAATagattattttcattaatacaCTCTGACGTTACTATTATTCTCAGTTAGCTCAgactatatttttattaaaagaccctaaaataattttaaaaggagtaaatgaaaataaagccttaaatgtaaaaactcaaactccaaaaaaaaaaaaaagaaaaaaaacattaaaaaggaaaaaatgatatagatactatttttcctttttcctctttcctttttcttcatttttatatttgttcatttactCGCTTATATATTCGTTCATTTATTCTTTCATTTATCCGTTCATTTATCCCTTCATTTATTCGTTCATTTATCCGTTCATTTATTCGTTCATTTATTCGCTCATTTGTTCGTTCATTTATTCACTCATTCGTTCGTTCATTTATTCGCTCATTCGTTCGTTCATTTATTCGCTCATTCGTTCGTTCATTTATTCGCTCATTCGTtcgttcatttatttatttttattttttgttctctTACTATGCAACGTGAacattatgtattttatatgcaCATTTCAGTAGATACAAACcctgatataaaaaataaaataaacaaaagcGTAAACATAAGAGCACGTTCGTTTGTAATCACaattagagaaaaaaaaaaaatactaacgtaaaaataaaataataaaaactaaaaagaaaaagccaGTAGATTGTACAAACAAGTTGAAATGTTttaaagtgaaaaaaaaaaaaaaaaattgcatcGAACACTAAAAATTAGATAACATATAACAAACCAGCATAAATTAAACGAATGTTCAAGATATTGAAAAGGAGCTAATCtcaaatgtaaatatatatataatgtaaatatatatatatatatatatcacattTTTGGAGTTTAAAgcaagaagaaaaataaacaaaagaataaaaaaaaaataaaaaagcacataaatatacacaagTGTGTAGCTTTAACTAAAAAAGggattttaaaatatttatatgtttatacttatatgtaaggtattaaacattttttttaaatatatacgcGTATTAGCATATTTCGTATTTATGTTCGAGCATTTTGCCTAAATGGAAAGATTGAACGGAATTGTAAAGCAAGTCATATCAGCAGATACCTATGTTTTGACGGGGGCTGTAAAAGGTGATAAAAGGAAATACCATAACTGTGCATATGAACacaaatatagaaataattaaGTGAATAGTGAAATGCATTATATGTACTACATATATTACATGCATTAATATGTATGAGGAAGGGACTTAAAAAATGAGTGtgattatttttcttttcaaatatataaccTTCCCATTTTAATCGCACTGTTTTGTATATGTAGTTTTTTGTGGGAATATTTGTATTCATGCTTAAGcaaaaaacgaaatatacCTACATCATTTTCAggtatttttgaatttttttcctACGTATATATGGGAAATTTATCTTTCGTATGTGCATCTTGTTCATGTTATTTTGTTGTAAATTGTGGTTAAGTGGGGCCCCATATGGGCCTCGTCTGTATTGATATTTCACATGTTTTTGTAGGTAATTATGTATGCTTAAGTATTGCACACAGTTGTGTAAGTAGTGCGTTTGTGTAATTTACCATTCATGATTGCGTGCTTGTTACCTAAGTAAACATGAATACATCCCTATTTGCTGTTCTTGAAGATGGAGTAGCCCAGGAAAGACAGATAAGCTTAGCGTGCATTAACTGCCCGAAGTTATTTATGAAGAGTCAGAGTGTCGAAAAGAATGAGGAACCATTTGCATGGGAAAGTAGAGAGTTTATcagaaaaatgataattgGAAAAAATGTAAGTTTCGTAGttgaatatacatacaataatAGAACATATTGTAGTGTTTTTTTTGAAGGTCAAAACTTatctattttgttattaGAGAAAGGTTATGCTAATCTGgtttcaaataaaaatgtaaaaacaaATGTATATGCAGATTTAGAAAGTTATTATACGGAGgcaaaagaaagaaaaattggTATTTTTAGTAACAATATTAATTACTATGTCAGAGATATTGTTTACTCGTACAacgataaaaatgaaaacaaaaaattatatgattcTTTTTTGAATAGAAGAATGAAATGTATTGTAGAACATGTGAGGGATGGATCTAACTTTCGCGTATTTGCAGAGTGtgtagaaaatgaaaaaagggaTGAAGAGAAAAACGGTAATATTAATGCAAAAACGAATAGTGTTAATGGTCCAAGTACTGGTCTGAATAATGATctaaataatactaataaaaagaacaacagtagcagtagtaaaagaaaaaaaaatggcaactacaaaaaaaaaatgaatgagGATGATcagaaaaaggaagaaaagtACTTAACGATGtactatttttccttttatgtGTGTGGAATAATTGTTGATATgttcaaaaaagaaattgtaAATAATGTGGAAACAGTTAAAGAAGAATTATATGCTATGGAAACCAAAAAATTTGTAGAATCAAGACTATTAAATAGAGATATAGAGATAGAAATTAAACATCTTgataataattgtaatttatatgcaaatgtttattataagttaggaaatatatgtactttattattaaaaaatggatatgcttatataaatgagtatacaataaaatatgtagaCAACGCTATTGAATATAAAAGGGCATTAGATGAAGCTATACAActtagaaagaaaaaatggataaattatacagaaaaaaaggtAGATTTTGAAAAGGAATATTTTACAACCGTTGTTGAGGTTTTATATGGGGATGTTATTATTGTAGATTACAAGAATGAAGAGAGAAGATTATATATGGCTTCCATTAAATGTGAAAAACATAATACAGATTTAAAACTAAACACCTTGTGTATATTAGCAAAGGATTATTTGAAAAGTCAAATTGTTGGAGAGCGAGTTAAAATTGTTACAGAGTATGTTAGAACTCCACAAAGCAATAGTGATGGTTATATTCCTCAGTGCTCGGATGATAAGGGAAGAATGCATTTTGTCACTGTTTATAAattaggaaaaaagaaaagtaatcAAAATACCAGAAAAGAAAGCCTTTCAAATATATGGGAGGAGGAAAAGAATGGCAAAAAGGTTGCACTAGGTGGTAGCAAGTTGAAAGGTAAGAAAGGTGTCGATGGGATGAGAAGCGTTAATGGAGTGAGTGGAATAAACGGAGTTAGCGAAGTGAATGGGATAAAAAGCACAAAAAGTggaaaaaatgcaaaaatcaAACTGGGAGAGAAGCTACTAAATGGGGGAGTAAATAAACCAGAGGAGGAAGAATACATTAACCTAAATGAGCAACTAGTTTCAAGAGGATTAGCAAGAGTTATATCCCAACGACAGGAAGATGAAAAGGCAAGTAACTACTTCCATTTACAAGAATTAGAAAAAGAAGCTGAGCAAAAAAAAGTTGGGAGATTTAATCAGCATATTGATATTATTAAGATTAACAATATTAGTGGAAGTGACAATGCCTTAAGAGCTCGTTCTTTTGAAAATgtattaaacaaatataataatttaaatgcaTGTGTCGATTTTATATATGGGGCAAATAGATTTAAGTTACATATCCCTTCACaaaatttgttaataaaCTTTATTTTACTCGGTATAAGtgttcaaaaaataaacttgAAAGATTTAGGAACAATTGAAAGTAACCATAAAAAAGTGAAtgaagaatatttaaatggggatgaaataaaaaaaagtaaaaaggaaaagatagAGTATAGAGAAATAGCTATTCaagcatataaatatacgaGAAAAATGTTAATGCAAAGAAACGTACAAATTTCTATTGTAACATGTGACAAAGGAGGTAATTTTATAGGTATCCTTAAATATCAGAATAAAGATTTTTCTGTTCATTTACTTTCCTTAGGATATGGggttttaaatgaaataggtttaaataatacaaatgaaagaaataattatgtaaaagcAGCAGAAGAAGCTAAAAAACATAAACGAAATATATGGTCTATTGAAAAAACGGAAGATGCAGATAATTTACTAAATGTTGAAAAGGATTTATCCGCGTTTGATAATATTTACTATTGTTCTTATGTGGATGACATTAccaatatatgtattcaattaaaaagtaaacaagaacaattgaaaaaattacaagacgagttaaataaaaaccccgatatagatatattatcCTCATATACCTTaacagaaataaataaaaattctttaGTTATGGCAAAATACGTTGATAAATGTTATTACAGAGCTGTCGTTTTGCAggtaaataaaagtaaaaaaaaagctatagtaaaatatatcgATTTCGGAAATGAAGAAGAATTAGATTttattgatataaaaaaattaaatgatagttttaatttgaaaaattatattcctttttcaaTCAAAGTGGCCTTAGCAGGATTGAAAATCCCAGctgaaaataaaacagacctaataatttacataaagaAGTTTTTACTtgacaaatatttatacgtCAAATTtgagaaaaaggaaaataacaCCTATTACGTAGTCTTTTATGATTATGAGCAATTTACATCAAACAAGAATGTTAAAAGTGTAAATGAAGAATTAGTGTTCAATGGAATATGCTATGTTGACAATCTTAGTGatactaaaatatttgaaaaattaaaaagagagGAAGCCTTAGCGAAAAAGAACAAACTTGTCATCTGGTCTTATGGCGATATAGACTACGACGACGAAAATTGACGCGCCTGTTGCGTCCACAGGAATGTGTGTTTACGGTATGCGCatatgcatgcatatatatatacataccaTTACGTAGgtacgcatatatacacatatacacatttagTGCGCAGGAATGCGTTTAGCTTGAGCTGACTATGTAGCCAGAAGGGACCTGtgcaaataaatatacacatatatgcatatgtgtttatatatatatatatatatatatatatgctgtataaatacatacacgcCTATTATCCAAttgaaaaaatgttatttaaaaatttcaaacTTCACACTCCTTTTAGCTGAAGAATTAGATAAAAGGAGAATTCTTTAATTACGTGTACGTAATGTAATGAATATTGTAGTGGATTTCTTATTCACATATGAGTATatacccatatatatatatatatatatatatacacgtatgaatgtatatgtatatgcataagtACAAAACTGTgtcatttatgtttttatttaatattgttttatttaaaaaaaaaaaagaaaaaaaaaatgtgcatgTATTAATTTTCACAAAAATGCATATCATTTTTCAAATCAACTTAACTGTAAGCTGTCGTTAATTTacatctttttttcattaccaACGTGATAAATcaactattaaaaaaaaaaaaaaaaaccgcAAAAAAGGGGGGGAAAATGTACGAAAAATGTAAGCAGAATATTTGCGTAGGTTCTTATAGACTTCCGCCGAACAATAAAGCCGTTGTTCAAAtcaaagatgaaaaaaaaaagaaaaaggaaagaaaaaggaCATAcgtggaaaaataaaattacaaaaatggaaaaaagttCTCTTGAACTATTCCgcaaaaatgtattaaggataaatttttctcattttatatatacccTTCCGTATGTGCCTTCCTATTGCCATTTTTCACTTTCCCGTAACTGCTTTTTTCGTTGTTTTTCCTAATGCTAACTTGaggatattattttttcctcctttttttcaaattttgcAATTTTGCTTGATTTATCTGAGTTTTATTTTCCTCCACATATACAACGTCCTTTGTTTTATCTGCTtccattttttgttttttttttttggactTTTTAAATCCTGATTTTTCGTGTTTTGGTAACCACTTATCAGGATCATAGCTGCTTTGATTATTTAGTGTTTCaattgattttttattttttttcctcaatCTTTTGCGTTTTCTCTTACTTTTGTCTACAGATAATGAACTTAGATTGTTGTTCACAATAGAGTCAAATGGGatgcttttattttccaGTTCTTCTACATCAATAAGGTATGTTTCAGGTAGAacgattttttttaacttatcttcatatttatatgcattatttatattcatataggtataaatatatgtaaagcaagtaaagaaattaaaattgtttttcaCTTCCTTGGATAAATGATCAAAAATATCAATAAGAATATTAGACTTGTCATGGCATATCAAATATTTACTAACTAAAAGGAGCGTTTCATAATTAActatttgtatatttgttttaacaCTATTTTTGTACTTTTCAAATAAGGAAATTACTGCCTCTAAATTTTTGTGAGGTAATAATGCATTATCAGTAGCACTTTCGCTACCACTAGTCTTCTTACAATTTTCCTTATAATTTacgcaaatatatatatgaaacaaATTGGAAAAAAAGATGCCATAATGACTAGGACTACTTTGAAATATGTGTTGATACTTTAAAAGGATATTTACAATATCTTTGtagttctttttttcataacatagatatatatatgcattaataaatttaattttattttctacaGAGTTCATTAAATCAAtgttattatgtatgtaatgTTTGCATTTCAAGTAGTTGATATCCTTATAGAGTAGTATATATAACCTATCCAATAATACAGAGTTGCTAAATTTTAAGGAGAATTTGGCCAATTTCGACTTAAattcttctttattattattacttaacGATAATATGcattcattaaaatttattgtaCTAGTTATATATTCGCTGAGCTCATTATGTACTcttttattcataataagaaaaatttttatctgGTTCAATTTATCAGtattaatagtaaaaagGAGAGGTGTAGTTTtctttgaattttttttctcaaaaaCTTTTTGACTATCATTATGCATTAATGCtatgtaattattataagctaataatactatatcttcatttatattattatcataatttttcaatatattttcatataaagaTATGGCTTCATTCACTTTGTTTGTTTTAGAATAAACATATGCTCTTTCCATTTGAATTAGCACTCTTTTTATACTTAGTTCATCCACGT
Proteins encoded:
- the PmUG01_09045500 gene encoding conserved Plasmodium protein, unknown function, giving the protein MKLKIIFALFKIIIFKNMFNLFDNTIIISTNSYKEVKNKLPNKINSVILQNNPDNLFSINHSDISFQKKNFKSFLELNVKHYNRTDEDDDESDDEGDENSLSSTDSYSNDNNDDNDENENLFTRTNKRFSKYNFLRNLKKHNYNQEDNSKMDENDDNNEHEKKKKKKHGHHKNIPQGIISNNGGMNNNGGMNSNGGMNNNVGMNNNGGMNNNGGMNNNGGMNNNQNIYNNTGVNNNGNINNNNSNNINSNIGMNNSNSMNSNVNANNVNSNNNLGTTAAVIAGAVNNGNNANIVNNTNDANSASIASTASIANNTNTANNTNAANNTNSANNTNTANNTNTANNTNTANNTNTANIPNGNTAIGGVTPVPVENNSTSVFLKLMENNNIFNTSEMICTSIKCNSLTNDANGKIPLTDCTNITYCGNCAISTSPKDQCSTMKNLNTENMLVSSGFVDPTNLINKNNLINIPFLWDKPLFDFSKCLPDINKYKLASKNLQNKDKTELYKHLFRLANLYVYMTKIVEDNNVNGLSISVNVNNINIASLKQNEQLANETNSPLTCPLNVANVKAFNMHPTQSLAFYQRLFIPENNNIIDSKNLSVQITSEQGYNVGNYFFYAKIDCPKTDPLVENELKPAQTTQINLLQNIENSQQTNESNKQNTQNISSTANKVGTFQSLKNSTARNDFKARGNSFKNTQNSFLFFLSIIIYFAFVS
- the PmUG01_09045600 gene encoding tudor staphylococcal nuclease, putative, translating into MERLNGIVKQVISADTYVLTGAVKDGVAQERQISLACINCPKLFMKSQSVEKNEEPFAWESREFIRKMIIGKNVSFVVEYTYNNRTYCSVFFEGQNLSILLLEKGYANLVSNKNVKTNVYADLESYYTEAKERKIGIFSNNINYYVRDIVYSYNDKNENKKLYDSFLNRRMKCIVEHVRDGSNFRVFAECVENEKRDEEKNGNINAKTNSVNGPSTGLNNDLNNTNKKNNSSSSKRKKNGNYKKKMNEDDQKKEEKYLTMYYFSFYVCGIIVDMFKKEIVNNVETVKEELYAMETKKFVESRLLNRDIEIEIKHLDNNCNLYANVYYKLGNICTLLLKNGYAYINEYTIKYVDNAIEYKRALDEAIQLRKKKWINYTEKKVDFEKEYFTTVVEVLYGDVIIVDYKNEERRLYMASIKCEKHNTDLKLNTLCILAKDYLKSQIVGERVKIVTEYVRTPQSNSDGYIPQCSDDKGRMHFVTVYKLGKKKSNQNTRKESLSNIWEEEKNGKKVALGGSKLKGKKGVDGMRSVNGVSGINGVSEVNGIKSTKSGKNAKIKLGEKLLNGGVNKPEEEEYINLNEQLVSRGLARVISQRQEDEKASNYFHLQELEKEAEQKKVGRFNQHIDIIKINNISGSDNALRARSFENVLNKYNNLNACVDFIYGANRFKLHIPSQNLLINFILLGISVQKINLKDLGTIESNHKKVNEEYLNGDEIKKSKKEKIEYREIAIQAYKYTRKMLMQRNVQISIVTCDKGGNFIGILKYQNKDFSVHLLSLGYGVLNEIGLNNTNERNNYVKAAEEAKKHKRNIWSIEKTEDADNLLNVEKDLSAFDNIYYCSYVDDITNICIQLKSKQEQLKKLQDELNKNPDIDILSSYTLTEINKNSLVMAKYVDKCYYRAVVLQVNKSKKKAIVKYIDFGNEEELDFIDIKKLNDSFNLKNYIPFSIKVALAGLKIPAENKTDLIIYIKKFLLDKYLYVKFEKKENNTYYVVFYDYEQFTSNKNVKSVNEELVFNGICYVDNLSDTKIFEKLKREEALAKKNKLVIWSYGDIDYDDEN
- the SRP72 gene encoding signal recognition particle subunit SRP72, putative, whose translation is MSESQINSKDTPSIEEIKLNFETKKFENVLNLTKIIYNNNNCNEYALKARYSCFIEKGGFSKIIQEVIHCLIKDDTFKEGEKKKKSFKDIFQENYRQIKDKNVLFEFFYSMYKLKKYKKLNGCLKYFKEHENKYEDFIDVLLAEVNFKLHNFDVCINSYEFLLRNNKAKQVIAATVNLNSSYFSLYIKLLYEYNFLRKKKNTKRSQRKEKYKNNKDVKNEKHKKSISNRDGNDNDNDNYSYNYNSNDKINSNCNDDSNGNGNTGGTTVKAHGAIEFKDIQNLKDQIAASTNDFNYDKNDSFEQLFNYATFFAIEKNFSEALKFLDILDDVCNNTLIAGEIGSDNADISVEVEEEGVNGYTEVTREKMKGANMSMNHVDELSIKRVLIQMERAYVYSKTNKVNEAISLYENILKNYDNNINEDIVLLAYNNYIALMHNDSQKVFEKKNSKKTTPLLFTINTDKLNQIKIFLIMNKRVHNELSEYITSTINFNECILSLSNNNKEEFKSKLAKFSLKFSNSVLLDRLYILLYKDINYLKCKHYIHNNIDLMNSVENKIKFINAYIYLCYEKKNYKDIVNILLKYQHIFQSSPSHYGIFFSNLFHIYICVNYKENCKKTSGSESATDNALLPHKNLEAVISLFEKYKNSVKTNIQIVNYETLLLVSKYLICHDKSNILIDIFDHLSKEVKNNFNFFTCFTYIYTYMNINNAYKYEDKLKKIVLPETYLIDVEELENKSIPFDSIVNNNLSSLSVDKSKRKRKRLRKKNKKSIETLNNQSSYDPDKWLPKHEKSGFKKSKKKKQKMEADKTKDVVYVEENKTQINQAKLQNLKKRRKK